In the genome of Pseudomonadota bacterium, one region contains:
- the mutM gene encoding bifunctional DNA-formamidopyrimidine glycosylase/DNA-(apurinic or apyrimidinic site) lyase gives MPELPEVETVRRGLLPAMEGVRIERAEVNRPDLRWPLPARMAARLTGQRVLRLGRRSKYILADLESDETLLVHLGMSGRMLISGTEIGGFYHPHPAPAKHDHVVLHMENGARITFNDARRFGHMDLWPSRDIEGHWLVERLGPEPLGNAFDETYLAGKLHGKNTPIKAALLDQRVVAGLGNIYVCEVLHRAGISPRRKAGNLSAKRAGALVPIIRDVLSEAIEAGGSSLRDYRQADGELGYFQHTFHVYDQEGKSCVTEGCNGVVKRIVQSGRSSFYCPTCQR, from the coding sequence ATGCCTGAACTGCCCGAGGTGGAGACCGTGCGGCGCGGCCTGCTTCCGGCCATGGAGGGCGTGCGGATCGAGCGTGCGGAGGTCAATCGGCCCGATCTGCGCTGGCCCCTTCCGGCGCGCATGGCCGCGCGGCTCACGGGTCAAAGGGTTCTGCGGCTTGGTCGGCGCTCGAAGTACATCCTCGCCGACCTCGAAAGCGATGAAACGCTGCTCGTCCATCTCGGCATGTCCGGGCGCATGCTGATCTCCGGAACCGAGATCGGCGGGTTTTATCACCCGCATCCGGCACCGGCGAAGCACGACCACGTGGTTCTGCATATGGAAAATGGCGCGCGGATCACCTTCAACGATGCGCGCCGGTTTGGGCACATGGATCTTTGGCCGTCCCGCGATATCGAAGGGCATTGGTTGGTGGAGCGCCTTGGCCCCGAGCCGCTCGGCAACGCATTCGACGAGACCTACCTCGCCGGGAAACTCCACGGAAAGAACACGCCCATCAAGGCCGCGCTCCTTGATCAGCGTGTCGTCGCGGGTCTTGGCAACATATACGTCTGCGAGGTGCTCCACCGGGCGGGCATTTCCCCGAGACGGAAAGCGGGCAATCTCAGTGCGAAGCGCGCAGGCGCCCTCGTGCCCATCATCAGGGATGTTCTCTCCGAGGCAATCGAGGCGGGCGGCTCCTCGCTCCGGGACTACCGGCAGGCCGATGGAGAGCTCGGCTATTTCCAGCACACGTTCCACGTCTATGATCAGGAAGGCAAAAGTTGCGTCACCGAAGGCTGCAACGGGGTCGTCAAACGCATAGTGCAGTCGGGGCGATCCAGCTTCTACTGCCCGACATGCCAACGATAA
- the ubiB gene encoding 2-polyprenylphenol 6-hydroxylase: MRGPHNILRLIRTGATLERTGAMGVVLEAMDAPAPLRLVARILGWPFQWLGYKGDPMMPPLTRALTALGPAYIKFGQILSTRPDVVGEELAVQLRVLQDKLPPFSLRDAKATMEAELGIRVEETFTSLSEPIAAASLAQVHKAVVRETGETVAVKVLRPGIERAFRRDVDAFWLAAWIVDRLSPMSRRLKPLEVIGHFEGVVMAELDLRLESSAAAEFAANTEKDEGFEVPAVKWDLSSRRVMTLAWVDGLNASDLAGIEAAGHDRYDLGESVLRFFLRHALRDGYFHGDMHQGNLKIGAKGELIALDFGIMGRLDEYTRRVYAEILFGFIRKDYKRVAEVHFEAGYVPADRDVDEFARALRSVGEPIFGMDASRISMGRLLTYLFEVTERFGMETRTELILLQRTMVVVEGVARTLNPNINIWSVAKPVVEDYVRRNVGPQALAKDLFETARVLSRFGPRLPQLAERALIEASNPRSREAPQRTSLRIVALVAIVSAAFGASIAHFL, translated from the coding sequence ATGCGCGGACCGCACAACATTCTGCGCCTGATCCGCACCGGCGCCACGCTGGAGCGCACCGGCGCCATGGGCGTGGTGCTCGAGGCCATGGATGCGCCTGCGCCGCTCCGCCTCGTGGCGCGAATCCTCGGGTGGCCCTTTCAGTGGCTGGGATACAAAGGTGACCCGATGATGCCGCCGCTCACGCGCGCGCTGACGGCGCTTGGGCCTGCCTACATCAAGTTCGGTCAGATCCTCTCCACCCGGCCCGACGTCGTGGGCGAGGAGCTCGCGGTGCAATTGCGGGTCCTGCAGGACAAGCTTCCGCCCTTCTCCCTGCGCGATGCCAAGGCCACCATGGAAGCGGAACTCGGCATACGCGTGGAGGAGACCTTTACCAGCCTGTCCGAGCCCATCGCCGCCGCATCGCTCGCTCAAGTTCACAAGGCCGTCGTGCGCGAAACGGGCGAAACCGTCGCCGTGAAAGTCCTGCGTCCCGGTATCGAACGTGCGTTTCGCAGGGACGTGGACGCCTTCTGGCTCGCCGCATGGATCGTGGATCGTCTCTCTCCGATGTCGCGGCGATTGAAGCCGCTCGAAGTCATCGGTCATTTCGAGGGCGTCGTGATGGCGGAGCTCGACCTCCGGCTCGAAAGCTCCGCCGCGGCGGAGTTCGCGGCCAACACAGAGAAAGACGAGGGCTTCGAGGTCCCGGCCGTCAAATGGGATCTGTCCTCGCGCAGGGTCATGACGCTCGCATGGGTCGATGGCCTCAATGCCTCCGACCTCGCTGGCATCGAAGCCGCCGGCCACGATCGCTACGACCTCGGCGAGAGCGTCCTCAGGTTCTTCCTGCGGCACGCCCTGCGGGACGGCTACTTCCACGGAGACATGCATCAGGGCAATCTGAAGATCGGCGCCAAGGGCGAGCTCATTGCGCTCGACTTCGGGATCATGGGCCGCCTGGATGAGTATACCCGCCGCGTCTACGCGGAGATCCTCTTCGGCTTCATCCGGAAAGACTACAAGCGCGTCGCAGAGGTCCACTTCGAGGCCGGCTACGTGCCCGCCGACCGCGACGTGGACGAATTTGCACGCGCGCTGCGCTCCGTGGGCGAGCCAATCTTCGGAATGGATGCCTCTCGGATCTCCATGGGCCGCCTCCTGACATATCTCTTCGAGGTCACCGAGCGCTTTGGCATGGAGACGCGAACGGAGCTCATCCTTCTGCAAAGGACGATGGTCGTGGTGGAGGGCGTGGCACGCACGCTCAACCCCAACATCAATATCTGGTCGGTCGCCAAGCCTGTCGTGGAGGACTACGTGCGCCGCAATGTGGGACCGCAAGCCTTGGCCAAGGACCTCTTCGAGACAGCGCGGGTCCTCTCCCGCTTCGGCCCGCGCCTGCCACAGCTCGCAGAGCGGGCGCTGATCGAGGCGTCGAACCCTCGGTCGCGTGAAGCTCCGCAGCGCACCTCGCTCCGTATCGTGGCCCTCGTCGCTATCGTCAGTGCGGCCTTCGGAGCCAGCATCGCGCACTTCCTATGA
- a CDS encoding glycosyltransferase family 4 protein, with the protein MTTSKDIRVVAPNLKRRLSGVTSTVAALVPLMKDSGVVATGPGLPSTVPHIPLIRAVTLPRNRWRVWHARRNTEMLVGLALRHILRRRFKLLFTSAAQRDHSGYTKWLIRQMDALIATSQQAASYLDRDAQVIMHGIDTERFRPPETKEAAKEALGLPTEDLFLGCFGRVRENKGTDIFVDALITVCKADRRVRGVVLGRATQEHADFQARLEAKVRNAGLHHRIRFLGEVPVEDVPKWYCALDLFVAPQRWEGFGLTPLEAMASGVPVVATRVGAFEEIILEGKTGTLVDPGDLAAMECAILDALDGDLTGMGAAAYAHATSNFEISGEARAILEVYDRLLRET; encoded by the coding sequence ATGACGACCTCGAAAGACATCCGCGTCGTTGCGCCAAACCTGAAGAGACGGCTTTCGGGCGTGACGTCGACTGTCGCGGCGCTGGTGCCGCTCATGAAGGACAGCGGGGTCGTGGCCACGGGGCCCGGTCTGCCCTCCACTGTTCCGCACATCCCGCTTATTCGAGCCGTGACGCTCCCGCGCAATCGGTGGCGCGTCTGGCATGCGCGACGGAACACCGAGATGCTCGTGGGCCTCGCCCTGCGTCACATTCTCCGTCGCCGGTTCAAGCTTCTCTTCACATCGGCAGCCCAACGGGATCACAGCGGCTATACGAAATGGCTCATCCGGCAGATGGACGCCCTCATTGCCACGTCACAGCAGGCTGCGAGCTACCTCGACCGCGATGCCCAAGTGATCATGCACGGGATCGATACGGAGCGGTTTAGGCCACCAGAGACAAAGGAAGCCGCCAAGGAAGCGTTAGGCCTCCCAACGGAAGATCTATTCCTGGGATGCTTCGGCCGCGTGCGAGAGAACAAGGGCACCGACATCTTCGTGGATGCCCTGATCACCGTCTGCAAGGCAGACCGGCGGGTCCGCGGTGTGGTGCTCGGTCGTGCGACGCAGGAGCATGCTGATTTCCAGGCGAGGCTCGAGGCGAAAGTCCGCAACGCGGGACTACACCATCGGATCCGTTTCCTGGGAGAGGTCCCGGTGGAGGACGTCCCGAAATGGTACTGTGCCCTCGATCTATTTGTTGCACCGCAAAGGTGGGAGGGGTTCGGCCTTACCCCTCTGGAGGCGATGGCATCCGGCGTCCCCGTGGTTGCGACGCGCGTTGGTGCGTTTGAGGAGATCATTCTCGAAGGGAAGACCGGCACGCTCGTGGATCCCGGCGATCTCGCTGCGATGGAGTGCGCGATCCTCGATGCCTTGGACGGCGATCTCACCGGGATGGGTGCAGCTGCATACGCTCACGCCACCTCCAACTTTGAGATCAGTGGCGAGGCACGCGCGATCCTCGAAGTGTATGACAGGCTCCTCCGAGAGACATGA
- a CDS encoding heme biosynthesis HemY N-terminal domain-containing protein — protein MLWSLIKVLLFVAIVAALTLGAGALLELGGGVTVQVPGTGMTTPVEFSLTPIQMIIVLALFVVAIWLFFKLFGLLIATLKFINGDETAISRYFDRNRERRGFEALSEGLVALASGEGKLAMAKAAKAERYLGRPELTNLVTAQAAEMSGDRTRAADVYKRLLQDDRTRFVGVNGLLKQKLAAGETETALKLAEKAFALKPKHVETQDTLLKLQAGEKDWSGARATIGAKLKHGSMPRDLHKRRDAVLAISEARTLRTDGKLDEAQKLAIDANRLSPELIPAAVMAAQAYTEQGKPRYATRVLKAAWDTLPHPELAAAFAAIEPDESSAARIKRFKALTKGKPNDPETRMVTAELYITAEDFPAAKRAMGELAESDPSMRALTIMAAIARGEGADDATVRDWLTRAIAAPRDPAWICDLCGEIHATWDPTCDNCGAFDTLSWRRPQAGKVDAGPGAKMLPRLAEAPEVAQELAAEETPALPAADVVDAELVDEKGENRV, from the coding sequence ATGCTTTGGTCTCTCATTAAAGTGCTGCTCTTCGTGGCAATCGTGGCCGCGCTCACGCTGGGCGCCGGGGCGCTTCTCGAACTGGGCGGGGGCGTGACAGTTCAGGTCCCGGGGACCGGCATGACCACCCCTGTAGAGTTCTCGCTGACGCCCATTCAGATGATCATCGTGCTCGCGCTTTTCGTCGTGGCGATCTGGCTCTTCTTCAAGCTCTTCGGGCTGCTGATCGCGACCCTCAAGTTCATCAACGGCGACGAGACGGCCATCTCGCGGTACTTCGATCGAAATCGCGAGCGCCGCGGCTTCGAGGCGCTGTCGGAAGGTTTGGTGGCATTGGCCTCTGGCGAGGGGAAGCTCGCCATGGCGAAGGCCGCGAAAGCGGAGCGCTATCTCGGGCGGCCAGAGCTGACGAACCTTGTGACGGCGCAGGCCGCTGAGATGTCCGGAGATCGCACGCGGGCTGCGGATGTCTACAAGCGGCTTTTGCAGGATGATCGCACGCGATTTGTCGGCGTGAACGGGCTTTTGAAGCAGAAGCTCGCGGCCGGTGAAACCGAAACAGCGCTGAAGCTCGCGGAGAAGGCCTTCGCGCTCAAGCCAAAGCACGTCGAGACACAGGATACGCTTCTCAAGCTGCAAGCTGGCGAAAAGGATTGGTCGGGCGCGCGGGCCACTATCGGCGCGAAACTCAAGCACGGCTCCATGCCGCGCGATCTGCACAAGCGCCGAGACGCCGTGCTCGCGATCTCCGAAGCCCGCACCCTGAGGACCGACGGCAAACTCGACGAGGCGCAGAAGCTTGCGATCGACGCGAACCGTCTGTCTCCGGAATTGATCCCGGCCGCCGTCATGGCGGCGCAGGCCTATACCGAGCAGGGGAAACCGCGCTACGCGACCAGGGTCTTGAAGGCGGCTTGGGACACGCTTCCACATCCGGAGCTTGCCGCGGCATTCGCGGCCATCGAGCCCGATGAAAGCTCAGCCGCGCGCATCAAACGCTTCAAAGCGCTGACCAAGGGCAAGCCAAACGATCCCGAGACGCGGATGGTGACGGCGGAGCTCTACATCACCGCCGAGGATTTTCCGGCGGCGAAAAGAGCCATGGGCGAATTGGCCGAAAGTGACCCTTCCATGCGTGCGCTCACCATCATGGCCGCAATCGCCCGCGGCGAAGGCGCCGATGACGCGACGGTGCGTGATTGGCTCACGCGCGCGATTGCCGCGCCGCGAGACCCTGCATGGATCTGCGACCTGTGCGGTGAGATCCACGCGACGTGGGATCCGACTTGTGACAATTGCGGGGCTTTCGACACGCTGAGCTGGCGCCGGCCTCAGGCTGGCAAGGTGGATGCTGGACCGGGAGCGAAGATGCTGCCGCGTCTCGCTGAGGCGCCGGAGGTCGCGCAGGAGCTTGCGGCGGAGGAAACGCCTGCGCTTCCGGCAGCGGACGTTGTCGATGCGGAGCTCGTCGACGAAAAGGGTGAAAATAGGGTCTAG
- a CDS encoding 3-keto-5-aminohexanoate cleavage protein: MKTPVIICVAITGSVPRKSDNPALPVTVSEQIESTQEAFEAGATICHAHVRNPDETPTSDPERFAALKEGLEKHCPGMIIQFSTGGRSGAGKERGGMLSLRPDMASLSVGSNNFPTRVYENPPELVEWLASEMVTYGVKPEVEAFDLSHIFRAADMHSKGQIAATPYVQFVMGVKNAMPIDRHVFDFYVSTVKRLFGDDAPWCAAGIGAGQITLNEWAISSGGHARTGLEDNVRLDRDTLAPSNAALVRRTVEVAARHERPVATTSEAREILGL; encoded by the coding sequence ATGAAGACACCGGTCATCATCTGTGTCGCCATCACGGGGTCCGTGCCGAGGAAGTCCGACAATCCCGCGCTGCCTGTCACCGTCTCCGAACAGATCGAAAGCACCCAGGAAGCATTCGAAGCTGGCGCCACAATCTGCCACGCACATGTGCGCAACCCCGACGAAACGCCGACAAGCGATCCCGAGCGCTTCGCGGCGCTCAAGGAGGGTCTGGAAAAGCACTGCCCCGGCATGATCATCCAGTTTTCCACCGGTGGTCGCTCGGGCGCGGGAAAAGAGCGCGGCGGGATGCTGTCCCTACGCCCGGACATGGCATCGCTTTCGGTGGGTTCGAACAATTTTCCGACACGCGTCTACGAGAATCCGCCGGAGCTTGTGGAGTGGCTCGCCTCAGAGATGGTGACCTATGGCGTCAAGCCCGAGGTGGAAGCGTTCGACCTCTCTCACATCTTCAGGGCAGCGGACATGCACTCGAAGGGGCAGATCGCGGCGACGCCTTACGTCCAGTTCGTGATGGGTGTGAAAAATGCCATGCCGATCGATCGCCATGTATTTGATTTCTACGTCAGCACGGTGAAGCGTCTCTTCGGCGATGACGCGCCGTGGTGCGCGGCTGGCATTGGCGCCGGGCAGATCACCCTCAACGAGTGGGCGATTTCCAGCGGAGGCCACGCGCGGACCGGGCTCGAGGACAACGTGCGCCTCGACCGGGATACGCTCGCCCCGTCGAACGCCGCGCTTGTCCGCCGGACCGTCGAGGTCGCTGCGCGGCACGAGCGGCCGGTGGCCACCACAAGTGAGGCCCGCGAAATCCTCGGTCTCTAG
- a CDS encoding uroporphyrinogen-III synthase encodes MTQASEPVCLLTRPAAEAERFATRVEAELGLRTVTSPLLCIEHVRVEVNWTARAGVILTSQHAAAQLTALCAPRDLTVFTAGERTARMAADQGFRAEPLGQDVESLLSALARRFSDQSPTGSFVYLRGEHTRGDLAARLRQRSVECEEAVVYQQLAVDLSAEAAALLAGDSAVVAPVFSPRTGGLLAKAAPSLAKTHIIAMSQNVATPFKGTNLSGLTIAATPTEQAMLAAMKQLRP; translated from the coding sequence ATGACACAAGCGTCCGAACCCGTCTGCCTCCTGACCCGCCCGGCGGCGGAGGCAGAGCGCTTTGCGACGCGGGTAGAAGCAGAGCTTGGACTGCGCACCGTGACGAGCCCGCTCTTGTGCATTGAGCATGTCCGGGTCGAGGTAAACTGGACCGCGCGCGCCGGTGTGATTCTCACGTCCCAACATGCTGCGGCCCAGCTGACGGCGCTGTGTGCGCCGCGGGATCTGACGGTCTTCACGGCAGGTGAGAGGACCGCGCGGATGGCGGCGGATCAAGGCTTCCGCGCAGAGCCGCTTGGGCAGGACGTGGAATCGCTTTTGTCCGCTTTGGCGCGGCGCTTTTCCGATCAGTCGCCCACCGGGTCGTTCGTCTACCTTCGGGGGGAACATACCCGCGGTGATCTCGCGGCGCGTTTGCGGCAGAGATCCGTGGAGTGCGAAGAAGCCGTTGTTTATCAGCAGCTTGCAGTGGATCTGTCGGCTGAGGCCGCGGCGCTTCTCGCCGGGGACAGTGCCGTCGTCGCGCCGGTCTTTTCTCCCCGGACGGGAGGCTTGCTCGCCAAAGCCGCGCCGTCCCTTGCTAAGACGCATATCATCGCCATGAGCCAGAACGTGGCTACGCCGTTCAAGGGCACCAATCTAAGCGGCCTCACCATAGCCGCGACGCCCACAGAACAGGCGATGCTTGCCGCCATGAAGCAGCTACGCCCATGA
- a CDS encoding enoyl-CoA hydratase, with amino-acid sequence MAYEMIEYAIDDHVAVITLNRPEALNALNSQLMGEVAEALTEADASKKVRAIIITGSEKAFAAGADISEMVEKDFVDVYSENLFVREAEIIAAIRKPIIAAVSGYALGGGCELAMMCDFIVCSESAKFGQPEINLGVIAGIGGSQRLTKLVGKSKSMDMHLTGRFMDAEEAERAGLVSRVFPTDKLLSEAKAIAEKISEKSMPSVMAAKEAVNRSYETTLQEGLLFERRLFHSLFATQDQTEGMEAFLAKREPRFRDK; translated from the coding sequence ATGGCCTACGAAATGATCGAGTACGCGATCGACGATCATGTCGCGGTGATCACGTTGAACCGGCCCGAGGCGCTCAATGCGCTGAATTCGCAGCTCATGGGAGAAGTGGCCGAAGCGCTCACGGAGGCGGACGCGTCCAAAAAAGTGCGCGCGATCATCATCACCGGTTCCGAGAAAGCCTTCGCGGCGGGGGCAGACATCTCGGAGATGGTCGAGAAAGACTTCGTCGACGTCTACAGCGAGAACCTCTTCGTCCGAGAGGCCGAGATCATCGCCGCCATACGAAAGCCCATCATTGCCGCGGTCTCGGGCTACGCGCTCGGCGGCGGGTGTGAACTCGCCATGATGTGCGATTTCATCGTGTGCTCCGAAAGCGCGAAGTTCGGCCAGCCCGAGATCAATCTCGGCGTCATCGCCGGGATCGGCGGAAGCCAGCGGCTCACCAAGCTCGTGGGCAAATCGAAGAGCATGGACATGCATCTCACCGGTCGCTTCATGGACGCCGAAGAGGCGGAGCGCGCGGGTCTCGTGAGCCGGGTGTTTCCGACCGACAAGCTGCTCTCCGAGGCCAAGGCCATCGCAGAGAAGATCTCGGAAAAGAGCATGCCTTCCGTGATGGCGGCCAAAGAAGCGGTGAACCGCTCCTACGAGACGACGCTGCAGGAAGGGCTTCTCTTCGAGCGCAGGCTCTTCCATTCGCTCTTTGCCACCCAGGACCAGACGGAGGGCATGGAGGCATTCCTCGCCAAACGGGAGCCCCGCTTCCGCGACAAGTAA
- the tsaD gene encoding tRNA (adenosine(37)-N6)-threonylcarbamoyltransferase complex transferase subunit TsaD encodes MTLILGLESSCDDTAAAVVRVGEKSEVLSNVVFGQSTLHAEFGGVVPEIAARAHAEKIDVAVAQALKAANVGLRDCAAIAVTAGPGLIGGVLSGVMCAKGLAASSGLPLIGVNHLAGHALTPVLTDQLTFPYLMLLVSGGHCQFLVVRGAKDFTRLGGTIDDAPGEAFDKVARLLGLPQPGGPAVENSAKSGNATRFDLPRPLLDRNDCNMSFSGLKTAVLRARDAAMEAEGGLRRQTQADLAASFQAAVVDVLKVKSAHAFSAYLGEKPQVPSMAVAGGVAANGPIRSALSSLAATHGVTFVAPPLALCTDNAAMIAHAGGLLFEQGHRDDMGLSARPRWPLDTSSPAILGSGKKGAKA; translated from the coding sequence ATGACCCTCATCCTCGGCCTCGAGAGCAGCTGCGACGACACGGCCGCCGCGGTGGTCAGGGTGGGAGAGAAGTCAGAGGTGTTGTCCAACGTGGTCTTTGGACAATCCACGCTCCATGCGGAGTTTGGCGGCGTTGTGCCCGAGATCGCTGCGCGCGCCCACGCGGAAAAGATCGACGTGGCGGTGGCGCAAGCGCTCAAGGCTGCGAACGTGGGTCTGCGGGACTGCGCGGCCATCGCTGTCACGGCCGGGCCGGGCCTTATCGGCGGTGTGTTGTCCGGCGTCATGTGTGCGAAGGGCCTCGCGGCGTCTTCCGGCCTTCCCCTCATCGGCGTCAACCACCTCGCGGGCCATGCGCTCACCCCGGTCCTGACAGATCAACTGACCTTTCCCTATCTCATGCTCCTTGTCTCCGGAGGACACTGCCAGTTTCTGGTCGTGCGTGGAGCGAAAGACTTCACGCGGCTCGGTGGCACCATCGACGATGCGCCGGGCGAAGCGTTCGACAAGGTGGCGCGCCTTCTCGGGCTCCCACAGCCCGGGGGCCCCGCCGTCGAGAATTCGGCAAAGAGCGGGAACGCCACGCGCTTTGACCTGCCGCGCCCCCTCCTCGATCGAAACGACTGCAACATGTCCTTCTCCGGCCTGAAGACCGCTGTCCTCAGAGCGCGGGATGCGGCGATGGAGGCGGAGGGCGGCCTCAGAAGACAAACGCAAGCCGATCTCGCGGCATCCTTTCAGGCAGCAGTCGTTGATGTTCTGAAGGTCAAGTCAGCCCATGCCTTCAGCGCGTATCTCGGGGAGAAGCCTCAAGTGCCGTCTATGGCCGTTGCCGGCGGCGTCGCCGCGAACGGACCCATTCGATCGGCACTTTCCAGCCTCGCCGCCACCCATGGCGTCACCTTCGTTGCCCCGCCGCTCGCGCTCTGCACGGACAACGCCGCGATGATCGCCCATGCTGGCGGTTTGCTTTTTGAGCAAGGTCACCGG
- the kynU gene encoding kynureninase produces MKKKDFVLPAGVIYLDGNSLGPLPKHAAARVAEATEAEWGQLLVRGWNAAGWMDAPAQLGNRIAPIIGAGPGTTMVGDTLSIKVFQALSAALDLRPERKVILTDSGNFPTDVYMAEGLVKALGKGHTLRIVEPEDVLDTLDDDVAVLMLTHVDYRTGRMHDMATLSAKAREVGAITLWDLAHSAGALPVDLAGVGADFAVGCTYKYLNGGPGAPAFIYIRPDMAARISPILAGWLGHAAPFNFDLAYSPAEAVGRMRVGTPPVLQMAALDAALDLWDDVSMEDIRDRSIALSDLFIAEVEARCPMLSLASPRDPELRGSQVSFRFDEGYAAMQALISRGVIGDFRAPDIMRFGFTPLYLDEGDIRRAVDILEEVMAHALWDEPKFKARAAVT; encoded by the coding sequence ATGAAAAAGAAAGACTTCGTACTGCCGGCGGGCGTCATCTACCTCGATGGAAACTCGCTTGGCCCCTTGCCAAAACACGCAGCGGCACGCGTCGCTGAGGCGACTGAGGCCGAATGGGGTCAGTTGCTGGTGCGGGGCTGGAACGCCGCAGGCTGGATGGACGCGCCAGCGCAACTTGGGAACCGCATAGCGCCTATCATCGGGGCCGGGCCGGGCACGACGATGGTCGGCGACACCCTGTCGATCAAGGTCTTCCAGGCGCTTTCGGCAGCGTTGGACCTCCGGCCCGAACGAAAGGTCATCCTCACCGATAGCGGCAACTTCCCCACGGATGTCTACATGGCAGAAGGCCTCGTGAAGGCGCTCGGGAAAGGACACACGCTTCGCATCGTGGAGCCGGAGGATGTGCTCGATACACTCGATGATGACGTGGCGGTGCTCATGCTCACCCACGTGGATTATCGGACAGGCCGCATGCACGACATGGCGACCCTGAGCGCAAAAGCACGGGAGGTCGGCGCGATCACCCTATGGGATCTTGCGCACAGCGCTGGCGCCCTTCCCGTGGATCTGGCGGGGGTCGGCGCGGATTTTGCCGTCGGTTGCACCTACAAGTACCTCAACGGCGGTCCCGGTGCCCCGGCCTTCATCTACATTCGGCCTGATATGGCCGCGCGCATTTCACCGATACTTGCCGGCTGGCTGGGCCACGCTGCTCCGTTCAACTTCGATTTGGCCTACAGCCCGGCGGAGGCCGTGGGCCGCATGCGCGTGGGGACACCGCCCGTTCTGCAGATGGCGGCACTCGACGCAGCGCTGGACCTCTGGGATGATGTATCCATGGAAGACATTCGAGATCGGTCGATCGCACTTTCGGATCTCTTCATCGCCGAGGTTGAGGCGCGATGTCCGATGCTATCGCTCGCGAGCCCAAGAGACCCAGAGCTGCGAGGCAGTCAGGTTTCCTTCCGGTTTGACGAGGGCTACGCCGCAATGCAGGCCCTCATTTCCCGCGGGGTCATTGGCGATTTTCGCGCGCCTGACATCATGCGCTTCGGGTTCACCCCGCTCTACCTCGATGAGGGAGACATTCGCCGCGCCGTAGACATCCTCGAGGAGGTCATGGCGCACGCATTGTGGGACGAGCCAAAGTTCAAAGCGCGGGCGGCGGTGACATGA
- the ubiE gene encoding bifunctional demethylmenaquinone methyltransferase/2-methoxy-6-polyprenyl-1,4-benzoquinol methylase UbiE, which yields MTETDTTTHFGNETVPEGEKAERVRGVFSSVASKYDIMNDVMSAGIHRLWKDAMMDWLAPRRGQRLLDVAGGTGDIAFRFLARAGAGHATVLDLTEGMLVEGRQRAEAERMSGQLDWIVGDAMALPFEDASFDVYTISFGIRNVTRPQEALNEAFRVLKPGGRLMVLEFSQLPNPALQAAYDAYSFNVIPEMGRLITGDRDSYQYLVESIRKFPDQDTFLGMVREAGFENAKYRNLSQGIACLHSGWKL from the coding sequence ATGACAGAGACAGACACCACCACGCATTTCGGCAATGAAACCGTGCCGGAAGGTGAGAAAGCCGAGCGCGTTCGCGGCGTTTTCTCATCCGTAGCTTCGAAATACGACATCATGAACGACGTCATGAGCGCTGGCATCCATCGTCTTTGGAAGGACGCCATGATGGACTGGCTCGCACCGCGTCGGGGGCAACGCCTTCTCGATGTGGCCGGTGGCACGGGTGACATCGCGTTTCGTTTCCTCGCGCGTGCGGGGGCCGGGCATGCGACTGTTCTCGACCTGACCGAGGGCATGCTTGTCGAGGGCCGCCAGCGAGCCGAGGCCGAGCGCATGTCGGGCCAACTCGACTGGATCGTGGGCGACGCCATGGCGCTGCCCTTCGAAGATGCGAGCTTCGACGTATACACGATCAGCTTCGGTATCCGGAACGTCACGCGCCCACAGGAAGCCTTGAACGAGGCCTTTCGCGTCCTGAAGCCCGGCGGGCGCCTGATGGTTCTTGAGTTCAGCCAGCTTCCAAACCCGGCGCTGCAGGCCGCGTACGACGCCTACAGCTTCAATGTCATCCCCGAGATGGGGCGCCTGATCACCGGAGATCGCGACAGCTACCAGTATCTCGTGGAGAGCATCCGCAAGTTCCCGGATCAGGACACGTTTCTCGGTATGGTCCGCGAGGCCGGCTTTGAGAACGCCAAGTACCGCAATCTCAGCCAGGGCATCGCCTGTCTCCACAGCGGTTGGAAACTGTGA
- the rpsT gene encoding 30S ribosomal protein S20: MANTPQSKKRARQNERRNDVNKARRSRIRTYLRKVEEAIASGDSAAAAEALKTAQPELMRGVTKGVYHKNTASRKMSRLAARVKSMA; encoded by the coding sequence ATGGCCAATACGCCTCAATCCAAGAAGCGCGCTCGTCAGAACGAGCGCCGAAACGACGTGAACAAAGCGCGCCGTTCCCGCATCCGCACCTATCTTCGCAAGGTCGAGGAAGCCATCGCATCGGGCGACTCGGCAGCCGCGGCGGAGGCTCTCAAGACCGCTCAGCCCGAGCTGATGCGTGGGGTGACGAAGGGGGTGTATCACAAAAACACCGCCTCCCGTAAAATGTCCCGCTTGGCTGCGCGTGTTAAGTCAATGGCATGA